In one window of Nicotiana tabacum cultivar K326 chromosome 12, ASM71507v2, whole genome shotgun sequence DNA:
- the LOC107792000 gene encoding uncharacterized protein LOC107792000 — protein MIFGGEEVNGMIFSAAKKIKISITHGKRIRETLEDGEITFTDEDVNGLLLLHNDALVISLNILDFKIKRVLADLEISTNIIHWRVLEQAKLTGNILPAIKLLAGFNLISVTPREEILLPMHSEGITKTTLFDVVNGNMGYNLILGRP, from the coding sequence ATGATCTTTGGTGGTGAGGAAGTAAATGGGATGATATTTTCAGCAGCAAAAAAGATTAAGATATCGATAACTCATGGCAAGAGGATTCGGGAAACTTTAGAAGATGGTGAAATCACCTTCACGGATGAGGATGTTAATGGCCTCCTCCTACTACACAATGATGCTCTAGTAATATCACttaatattttagattttaaaattaaacgtgtgttGGCTGATTTAGAAATTTCAACCAACATTATTCATTGGAGAGTTTTGGAGCAAGCAAAGTTAACAGGAAACATACTTCCAGCAATAAAGCTTCTGGCGGGGTTCAACCTAATAAGTGTAACGCCCCGGGAAGAGATTCTACTGCCCATGCATTCTGAAGGCATAACGAAGACCACTTTGTTCGATGTGGTAAATGGCAACATGGGGTACAACTTGATCCTTGGAAGGCCTTAG